A region of the Stigmatopora nigra isolate UIUO_SnigA chromosome 10, RoL_Snig_1.1, whole genome shotgun sequence genome:
CCACCTCCAGGAGTTCTTTCAGGTCTCGGACGCACGCCGTCGTGTTCTGGAGACAAAAATATGcgttcttttcttttcaaaacccataaaatgatattttgacGGGAGTGCGAAATTTGCCTTTACCTGGAGCTCTTTGTAGGCCTGCGCCCGTCGGTAGAGCGCCTTGATGTTGGCGGCGTCCAGAGCCAGCGCCGCGTCACAGTCGCGGACGGCCTCGCGGTAGCGCCCCAGAGCTAGATAGCACAGCGCCCTGTTTCCgcgggaacaaaaaaaaacaagttagtcGACGTCCGTGAGCCGCCACGCTTTGGGTACCCACCGATTGGTGAAGGCGGCGGGCTCTTTGTTGTGGCACAGAATGCTCTGCGTGTACTTGTCGACGGCGGCCACGTGCTGGCCTTGCTTGACCAAGGCGTTGCCTTGCTCTCTGAGCGCCCCGGCCCGCCGGGCGCCCTCGGCGGGGACGTcgccccccgccgccgccgtcgtcggcgTTACAGTCGGCGCCGCGCGGCTCATCTTCTCGCGGACCGCCAGGGGTACCATCGGGATGGCGGGGAGTTTCTGGCGCCACGCCGGACCGTCCGCCTCCGTTAGCGCTTTGGTCATCCTGAGGAACGGTGGGAACCAAGTCAAGCGTGTAGTCATGGTGCGGGGACACACGAGGGCGCCGTTTCCCAGCCCGCAGCGACTCACCTGTTGGCCCCATCGTGCGCCGCCACTATGTTGGCGTCCAGCTGCAAGACCGTCTTGTAGTCCACGTAGGCCTGGCGGTAGCGCTCCTGGGCCTCGGACGCGGCGGCCCGGCGGAGCAGAGACTTGACGTTGAACGGTACCAACTCCAGAGAACTGGCGGGGGAGCGGAAGCGGGTCGTCAACACAAATCGTTGGACGACGCCGGTCCGACGGCTGAAGGAAAGCACGTGGAATAGGCGAGGTCAGCGGATTGGCGCTTACTCACGTGTTGCAGTCCTTGGAACACTCGGTACAGTTTCCTTCTTTGAGGTAGCTAGCGGCGCGGTTGGAGTGCAAAATGCTCAAGTCCTCCACATTTTTGGGATCTGAAAGAATGAAAGGCAATCAAACGCAAGCAAACCTCGAAGTACGATTCAtggtcaaatgaaaaaaaagtcgcaggaaaaattgaaataaagaaaattgtgtttaaaaatatccGAAAACTAGAAAATCCTCAATAATAAAACGAATCAGGGGAAAATATATCAGATAGTTTATTTGACAATATAATAGCAGATATTTTTGAATCAATTAAAATCActctttgaaaatatgaaatgaaaaaaagatgaaactcCCTTTTCCTTCATTTGATTTTGAATACTtttgtattccattttttattgttgtttgtcaAGAGCAGGTGAGTGAGTAGGTGACCAACATGTTTTAATTCTGCCTAGCAACGGTATATGTTGCCTTCGTGGCACCTCGGGGGAAGGTCCCAAATAATGTTTTACTTGAGTTCATTAGTGGAAGTTGAATGATTATAGTAGCAATGTAATAGAGTAGATAGAAAGGGAAGTCTACTCACTCGACTTGTGCAGCTCGACGATAGCCAGGCTGTAGAAGCGGGTGGCCTCTCCGTACTGGCCCGCCTTGAAGAACTGGTTTCCGGCTTGCTTCAGTTCGTTCCACGACCTCGCCTTCGTTTTCTGACTCATTCTCGCTTCCCTGCTTTCGGGGAATTCAAAACTCAGTTCACGCGACAACTATCTATCTTCCAAAATATGCGTCTCAAATCACATTGGTGAACATTTCCAATTCATTCAGGGGAAACAAATCCTAATTCCTAAAACGAGACCAAGAAATGctctgtcaacaaaacagtaAGCAATTTATAACAAGGCGCGTTTTGTGCtgtgaaataagaaaaaaaatcatgtcaaaCACGGCGCGTGAATTCACATGTAGCTATGTCATGCTAACCATGACCAGTGTTTTCCTAATGTGAGCTAACCCGAATGGAAGCTAAGCGACACACTTCCGGTTGCGAGCTAGgctaatacatacatataaacggAGCCTAAAAGCTAATCTACGCGGCCCACTTCCGCTTGCTAGCCTAGATGGGAGCTAACACCGGCGTGCAACCGTATCACTCACCGGCTTTCGCGGTGTCTTCGGCGGGGAAAGTTGACGGGCGGCGCGTTACGCTTAAAATGTCCTTTATTGGGAAAGGTGGAGAATACAAAGGCATTCCTCCAAgggctttttctttgtttctacCTCCTTTCTGGTTGGGAGGCTGTTGTTCCGCCTGAGGTGCTAGCGCTAAATGCGGCGAAGAGGGGGGCGATCGTCCGGAACTTTCCGGCCGGCTGTGCTCACTTGTCAGCGGGAGGACGATGACGCTTGTGACGGCTCGAGGGGGTTGGTTCTTCTCACGATGCGTTCTCGTGCCATGGGAAATTAGGAGTATGTACTACTTGCGGCCTAACGACGTGTTTGAGGGGATCTATTatgaaaaattgattttaatcAATGTTTATAGTAAATAGTAAACATTCAACTCATGGTTCACCATAGACGGCGcttaatgtccaattcattgtgATTTGGGGATGCTAATTCAAGGTCTTGCGCAGTAAcaataaaacaatgttattttttaattcataagtACATAGTATAGAGAAAACGGTTAAACATTCcttgttgtagtttttttattcataaagaGCCATTTTCAAGTGTTAAAATGGATTTGTAAATGGCTCACTTTTGAAACGATGAAGCACCcctttctattaaaaaaaaacaacatttgtgaGCAGATAGGATAGAATTTGAAAGCAAACGATTATGGTCTCACGATGAAGGTGACGTAGCCATGGAAATCTTTAGAAATGTCCGAGGTGATGTGGGCCAAAATCATTTTGGGTCCCGCCTTGTACGGCGTGAATGGAAATCGGACGCGGACGCGAGTGTTGGGCCTCAGGTTGGGAAGACtgaaatagagagagaggaaaaaaaaacatgacatcgGAAAGTGCAATCATGATCTAAAACCAAAGAGTGTCGAAATCAAAATGAAAGTACTACTAGGTCGGAGTTACCTGAGAGGCATTTCCTCGCGGAAGATGCCGCTTCCCGCCAAGGTGAGCGTCATGCCCGTCAGGGTCTCCTGGAGGGGGTTCAGGAAGGCCACCTCTCCCCACGCCGCCCAGTTCCGTCGGACGCCTCTGTCAACCTGCCGGGCGCGGGTTCAAAGCCCAAATGAGTTACAAGTCAGCCAAAATAGACAGCAAGTGTCCCAAAAGCATCAGAATGGGACCAGAAAGTCGCCACCCgcgattgactttcccgggccacacaaaatgaggcggcgggccacatttgggccCCCCGGGACGCCGCTTTAACACTGGCGCCTTGACGGTCGCGCTTACCGTGACAAGGACGGGGGGGTCCCGTAGGACCACGTTGTCCTCGGCCAGGTAGGTTTTTTGCGGGTGGCGTTTGTCCGTCACCATGGCCGAAACCTTCAAGCTGTCGGCGTGGAGCATGTGCTTGTAGTAGGAAGTCACGGGGATGCGGATGGCTACGGAAAGCTCtgcaacacaacaacaaaaagtcaagCAAGACCTCTCATTTGAGATCATATCTGTCTTGATtgtattttggtttgtttttttttttacccgcggAAGGCTTGAGCGTCTCCTCTCTGACTCCCGATTGGACCGCGGCCACAAAGGTGCCGTTGAAGCGGAAGGCCTCCACGGTGACGTGGATGCGCAGGTTACGATCCACCGCGCTCTCGCTGCTCAGCAGCAAGTTGACTTGCACGTCCCGGCCGTATTCGGGGACGCTAACGTCCTCAAAGCGCATGGTGAGTTTCGGCGGCGGCGCCAGCGGGGGTTGTCCGTCCGGGGCCGAGCCGTCGCCCCCGCCTCCGATGCTCTCTTTGTCGTCGCTCATGGCGTACTTGAAGACGGCACGCTCTTCTTCAGAGcctgaaaaatgaaagaaattcaatTGGGATCAGAAAAACATTGTCAGTCATTTTCGGTTTCAAGTATTTatctatagtatatatacaaaaacaagGGGAAAATatgagaataaataaaaaaactagtattcaaatagtcataaaataaaagtgaaaatactAGGGGCGTggctttccccccccccccccccgtgactCACCTTCCTGGTGTTTGTAGGTGTCGGTGATGGTGACCCTCTGGTCCGATCCCACCGCTTTGGTGGAGATCTTCTTTCCCACGCGCTTGCTGTTGGAGGTCATGGCCACCAGGGTGCCGTCGGCCTTGACCTGAAACAAAGACAACGTTTGGACCTTTTTAAGCCCCGCCCTCGGAATGCCCGGCGGCCTCCGCTCACCAGCCAGTCCACGCAGTCAGCGTTGACTTCGGCGAAGACGAAGGGGACGTCGTACGGGAGCTCCGTCTCGCCGCGGAAGACGGCCGAGACGGAGGCGGGCCCGCACTGGTACAAGCCTGACGGCGGCGGGAGACGGCCACGCTCGTCCGTCAACGGCGCTCGGCACGGGGGCTTCCGTCCCAGAAGGGCTACTaggcctaaccctaacccccgtACCGTCGCTGGGCTCCTGCGGCGTGGCGTCCAGAACTTGCCAGCCGTCGTAGTCGCCGCCGGCCTTCAGGTCGGGCCGCTTCATCCAGGACTCCACCCACACGTGGTAGTTCCTGGCGCACGCGTACACCAAACGTCTGGCCGGGCTCTGCTAGCGAGACCCGCTAGACTCGCCCAAGGGGCTGGCTCACCAAATACTGTCCGGGGACTCCTTGTGCTCGGCGCCCCGGTCGGCGTGGTACACGTCGATGGTGAGGTTGGAGTCGGTGTCGTGCGCCGAGGCAAAGTTGGTGACCACGCGGGTGGGCACGCCCAGCAGACGCATGACTGGATGGAGAGACCCCGCCCCTTTGGCCTCACTTCCCCAACACTTGAGACGACGGCGCGACGGCGACGTTACCCGAACAAACGATGCCGGCAAAGACCCAGCATTGTCCGTACTTGACCGGGCGGCCGCTCTTCTTCCACCTGGCCAGGATGTCGTGGCTGCCGCTCCAGTGGGACGGCGACAGGCCGCCGGCGAAAGAGTTCGACCAGTTGCCCGCCAGCACGCCGCCGTCGTCGGTGTTGTTCACCTGTCGGAAGGGGAATTGCCGTCCCGTTGGCTCCCAAAAAAGGGGAAAGGGCCCCACACTGGACCCTTACCATGGCGCTGACCAAGCGGCCCACGTAGGCGGGGTCGCCGCGGGCCGCCAGATCGCTGGCGGGGTTCTCTCTGTACTTGAGGTTCCTGTCCAGGATCTGAAGGCAAATGTCTACCATGTCGTCTTCGAActgaaaaagaaggaagaagggCAATGGAGCCGCGATGTGGGGTCGACCGGCCGGCGAGTGGGATTTCGTACGTGTCCGTAGTCCCAGGTCAAAGGCAATATGTAATCGGAGCTTCCCCGGAAGATGACTCCGCGTTCATTCAGCACGTACTCGTGTCTCTCCCGCTCGTCCGACATGAAAACGGAATCCCCTGCGCGGAGCGCAAAcatttggaaatgaatggcttttgctttttgaaatgtcattaaCTCCGTCAACAAGTGCATTAAGAATTTGAATTTTGGCGCCCTCTGGCGTTGTCAATGGGTATCAGGTCTAGACCTCCAATGCATGACCACTTCCACTCACTTTTTAGTCTTATTCCAAGGCAATGTCAGTCTTTCACTGACATTGAGAGTTACGGACATGAAGGCTGGTCACCCCAAATTGGACCGGAGGAACGTACCCGAGAACCAGGGGTTGAAGAGCAGCACGAAGGTGGCCAGCGTCTCCTCCTGGTCCCACAGCGAGGCGTCCAGAGCGTACTTGCCCACGGGGGCGTCGGCGGGCGCCGTCAGCAGCACCGCCGGGGCCGAGGGGGCGGAGCCGGCCTCCAGCACCGCCTTCCACGAGGACGGCCCGCCCGTCGGCAAGCCCGTCGGATCGGACACGGCGAAGCGACAGCGGGTGCCCTTCTCCTCCGACGAGGCGTCTTTGCCTGGCGGACATTTAAAAGGCCAAATGGTCAATGGAGAAAATGTCTGCTGCTAAATGTCATCCTCATACCACTTCTTTCTTTCATTATTATCATACAAATAGAAGATTAGAAGGAGACAGTGTCATTCATTAAAGATGAGtatgtactctttgaaaatgtaaaaagtggTAAATACAGGaatcagcgtggattttcatatttatattttattcaataaatacataaaaattggATCATTTTTAAACTATTATGAAAAAAGTGACTCTTTTTCAGTGATGTCATGCTTAAGAAATGTGTAAAAAGTacatcaaaaacaaaatactaatGATTACCCTTTCAAAAATTCACCTGCATCTAAATGAAAACCTTTCCTCGATttcaaagagattttttttttggttgcactTTTGAAATGACTCAAAAAGAGAGTGAAAGCGTAACAATCTTACCGCCGGTGTAAACGACAAAGGCCAGGGAATCCTCGCCACTCCAGAAAGGCTTGCTCAATTTCAGGGTGACCTTGAAGGATTGACCTCGCCGGACGACCAATCGATCTGGTGGAAGCTCGCCGGTCCGGTGCGCCTCGTTGTTGCTCTCGGCGTGGACGTCCACGCCCTTGAAGACTGACACAAAAGCACCCCGT
Encoded here:
- the tomm34 gene encoding mitochondrial import receptor subunit TOM34; the encoded protein is MSQKTKARSWNELKQAGNQFFKAGQYGEATRFYSLAIVELHKSNPKNVEDLSILHSNRAASYLKEGNCTECSKDCNTSLELVPFNVKSLLRRAAASEAQERYRQAYVDYKTVLQLDANIVAAHDGANRMTKALTEADGPAWRQKLPAIPMVPLAVREKMSRAAPTVTPTTAAAGGDVPAEGARRAGALREQGNALVKQGQHVAAVDKYTQSILCHNKEPAAFTNRALCYLALGRYREAVRDCDAALALDAANIKALYRRAQAYKELQNTTACVRDLKELLEVEPGNSAAVKMLQDVQREAPKQQAAPPPPQEKKKRTRNRKK
- the tgm8 gene encoding protein-glutamine gamma-glutamyltransferase E; protein product: MSSSVFKGVDVHAESNNEAHRTGELPPDRLVVRRGQSFKVTLKLSKPFWSGEDSLAFVVYTGGKDASSEEKGTRCRFAVSDPTGLPTGGPSSWKAVLEAGSAPSAPAVLLTAPADAPVGKYALDASLWDQEETLATFVLLFNPWFSGDSVFMSDERERHEYVLNERGVIFRGSSDYILPLTWDYGHFEDDMVDICLQILDRNLKYRENPASDLAARGDPAYVGRLVSAMVNNTDDGGVLAGNWSNSFAGGLSPSHWSGSHDILARWKKSGRPVKYGQCWVFAGIVCSVMRLLGVPTRVVTNFASAHDTDSNLTIDVYHADRGAEHKESPDSIWNYHVWVESWMKRPDLKAGGDYDGWQVLDATPQEPSDGLYQCGPASVSAVFRGETELPYDVPFVFAEVNADCVDWLVKADGTLVAMTSNSKRVGKKISTKAVGSDQRVTITDTYKHQEGSEEERAVFKYAMSDDKESIGGGGDGSAPDGQPPLAPPPKLTMRFEDVSVPEYGRDVQVNLLLSSESAVDRNLRIHVTVEAFRFNGTFVAAVQSGVREETLKPSAELSVAIRIPVTSYYKHMLHADSLKVSAMVTDKRHPQKTYLAEDNVVLRDPPVLVTVDRGVRRNWAAWGEVAFLNPLQETLTGMTLTLAGSGIFREEMPLSLPNLRPNTRVRVRFPFTPYKAGPKMILAHITSDISKDFHGYVTFIVRP